Below is a genomic region from Waddliaceae bacterium.
TCAGCGCTGCTATTGCCGTAGCTATTCCGCCGTACTGTGGTGGGTTTACTGTGACGAAATCCCCTTGTCGTGCTAGGGTGTCGAGATATGGGCAATTAGCTTTCTGTAGTGGTGTTAGCCCTCCGAGGTCCTCGAGGGCGTCGTCTGTTATAGCGTGTAGTATACAGAAGATTTTCTTCTTCATTGTGTTTTTTTATGGTGTGCTATTTTTTCTATGGCGAAAACTGCTACGAAGCCTGCGAGGAACAATGCTGCTGCTATCATAAAATGTGGTGATGTTATGTCGGGCAGTATTGGTCTTACGAGTTGCATCTGTGGTTTTGCCATTATTATTGTTGTATCGAATAGGTATCGCACTTCCCAGAATGGCCATACTGCTTTCATTGCTCCTGCCATGAAACCTACTAGTGTAGCGATGGCGATATTATGCCATCGTGAGAACACCCAGCTTACTACGCGTGAGAAGACGATGACGCCTACGACGACGCCGATTCCCAGACTTACTAGGATTGATAGTGCTTCGAAGTTTATTGTTCCGCCTTTAAGGTGTGCCACGAAGTTTGCCATGGCGCCGATAACAGTATCGTATTCTCCGAGGATGTTAAGGATATAGCTTCCTGATATTCCTGGTAGTAGCATAGCGCTTATTGCCAGGGCGCCACAAACCACCATCCATATGTTGACGAAGGGGCTTTTTGGTATAACGAACTCGCCGAGCTGCACGTCGTATACTGCTGCTGTTGTTGTCGTCGTTGCCGGAATCGTTGTTAGGAGATATGCTGCTATCGCTCCTATTATCATGGCGAGGTACACGGCCCGCGACCGTGTTCCTATGGTTCTGAAGCAG
It encodes:
- a CDS encoding DUF368 domain-containing protein gives rise to the protein MADKVQSRNPHDIEKKPKAKKKHSAIGIVLRGFAMGIADMIPGISGGTIAFITGIYEELLSAIKSVNIKALKSLFTLKIKDLRTTVHWHFIIALAIGIATAVVSSAQTIHSLLGDPLTRTYLYATFMGLIVASIVFCFRTIGTRSRAVYLAMIIGAIAAYLLTTIPATTTTTAAVYDVQLGEFVIPKSPFVNIWMVVCGALAISAMLLPGISGSYILNILGEYDTVIGAMANFVAHLKGGTINFEALSILVSLGIGVVVGVIVFSRVVSWVFSRWHNIAIATLVGFMAGAMKAVWPFWEVRYLFDTTIIMAKPQMQLVRPILPDITSPHFMIAAALFLAGFVAVFAIEKIAHHKKTQ